The sequence below is a genomic window from Alphaproteobacteria bacterium.
CGCTCGGCCGCGGCTTCCGCTCGGCTCCGATCCCGGTCATAGGCAAGAACCGCGGGGCCGCAGTCGGGGATATCGGCAAGCGGAAAGCCGCACGCAAAAGAAAGCGAGGCGTCGCTGTCGGCCTCAATTGCGGCGACCGTCTCATAGATGCCCTTTGCGGGCTCGTCGAGCGTACTCTGCCACACCAAGGGGATAAGAAAGGGCAACTGGCGAAGGACCGCACGCGGCGCGGTACCATCTTGCGAAATCCGAGTCAGCGCGTGCGCCGCCCGCGCGCCCGTCGCCGCCATGTCGATATGGGGATAGCTGCGATAGGCGCTCAGGAAATCGGCGCCTTCCACCATGGCCGGGCTGATATTGGCGTGAAGGTCGAGGCTCGCGACGACGGCCACCTCGCGCCCTATTACATCTCGAATACGTCGCAGGAGCTCCCCCTCCCCGTCCTCGAGGTGCTCGGTCACCATCGCCCCGTGGAGGTCGAGGTAGATGCCATCGAAAGGACCCTGGGCGATGAGGCCGTCGAGCAGCATCTCCGAAATACGCTCGAACGCGTCCTCCGTGACGTGGGCCGAGGGCTCGGCCGCACACCACAGGATCGGCACGATCTCGTGACCATCGGCAGCGAGCGAGTCGATGGCGCCGGCAACGGGCAGGTTGATACCCGCGACCGCCGTCAGGATCTCATTACCGACGGTCAATCCGGGCCATGCATCGGGCGCGGCGAAATTGGCGAACGTCGCCTTTGCCGGTGCAAAAGTGTTGGTTTCATGCTGGAAACCGCCGATTGCGATACGCGCCATGATCGCTTCCTTCCGTCGCCGCGACGGGGTAATGCGCCCCGCCGGCTTAGCTGCTCCATAAACTATCCGACAAAGCAATCGAAGGCCTATATTGCGAATGTTCGCACGCCGTTGCGATCGTCGTCACCACAACGGGGATCAATGGATGGGTCCCGATTATCGAGCCTTGGTATTAGGCGATGGCATCACCGGGCGACAATCCGCTAATTTGACGAAACTCAATCCTAGAAGAAGGCGGGCGTATTCTCATGGTCGATGAAATCGAGGCGGTCGAGAGGGCCGCGGTGGAAGATCTCGGCGCGGCGGCATCCGAGGAACTTCGCGCGGCCCTGAAGATTGAAAGCGGAGCCCTTGGGTCGGCCCACTGTTTGATTGCCGGCGGCCTGCCCGCTTCGGCGATCGTCATCAACCGAACGATCGGCCTTGGCCTTACGAAACCCGCCGACCGCGACTTGGTGGCGGACATGGTCGCCCGTTATCGCGCCGCCGGTGCCGCGCGCTATTTCGTCCACGTCCATCACCAAGCGCAACCCGACGAACTTCCGGGATGGCTCGGTGAGTTCGGCCTAAAACCGACACGCGGGTGGGCCAAATTCAGGCGCGGACGCGAAGCGCCGCCGGCGGTCGAGACGACGCTCGATATTCGACCGGCAACCGCCGACGCCTTCGGACGCATCGAGGCCGACGCCTTCGATGTCGGATCGGCGGGCGCGCCGTGGCTGGCGCGACTCGTCGGCCGTCCCAATTGGCACATCTTCATGAGTTTCGCGGGGGACGAGCCCGCCGGCGCCGGAGCGCTGTTCGTCCACGACGGCATCGGCTGGTGCGATTGGGGCGCGACTGCTCCCGATTTCCGCGGCCGCGGCGGCCAGAGCGCCGTCTTGCGCGCGCGCATCGTGGCGGCCCTCGACCTCGGATGTCGCATGCTCGTCACCGAAACCGGCGAAGAAGTCCCCGGCGACCCCCAGCACTCGTACAAGAATATCGTCAAAATGGGCTTCGAGGAGGCTTACGTGCGGGCCAACTACGCGCTGCCGAAATCAGTCTGATCGAGCGGGAAGGATGGGTTCGATCTCGTCCGCGACAAGGGCCCGCTTCACCGCCGGACGGGATTCGATTCGGGCCACCGTTTGGGCGGCATGGATGAACCGATCGAAATCGGGCATTTCATCGGCGTGCCACCGGCCACGGACCTCGAAGTACCAGCGCGCAAGCACATAAAGGTAAATGTCGGCGATCGAGTAATTGATCCCCAGCACGAACGGCCCATCTTTGAGGCGAGCATCGATTTCGGACCAATAGCGGACGATCCAGCTGATGCCGCGATGACGAATCCGGTCGGCGTCGGATTCATCGGTCGAATAGCGTGCCGGATAATAGGCCATCATGTAGGCGCCCTGGACCATTTCGGCCATGTCGAACATATGGCGGTAGCACAGGCCGCGAGCGGTCGAGCCCACGGCCGGGCACAAGGCCGTCGAGGGGTGCTTGTCGGCCAAATGGAACAGGATCGCCGCCGAGGGATAAACGACAATATCGCCGTCGACCAGCGAGGGAATCTTGCCATGCGGGTTTTGCGCCAAATACCAATCGGGTGGCGCCGGCTTGAGCTCGACCTCCACCACCTCATATGTGGCATCGACCTCTTCGAGAGCGATCCGCGCGACCAGGGCCGTCGATTCGTGGGTGTACGATCGTGTCGTGTAATAGAGCGTGTACATCGATCTAGCGGACTTGGCGCGGTCAGCTCAACGATGACGCGGCCCCGGTCCCGCCGTCAGATATCGGCATAGACGTGCGTTTCCGCGGTCGCCCCCGGATGAGTGACCGCGCCCTTATAGGCCGGCCCAACCGTCTGGGCATAACGCCACAATGCGCCGGATTGATAATTGTTCGTCCGCGCTGACCAAGCTCGCCGCCGTGCCGCGAATTCGTCCTCCGACAAATCGACGTTCAGGGTTCCGGCTTCCGCATCGATGTGGATCATGTCGCCGTCCTTGAGCATTCCGATCGGCCCCCCGACCGCCGCCTCGGGCCCGACATGGCCGATGCACAGGCCACGTGTGGCGCCGGAAAAGCGGCCATCAGTAATGAGCGCAACCTTCTGTCCCAATCCGCGTCCGATGAGTGCCGAGGTCGTGGCCAGCATCTCGCGCATGCCCGGTCCGCCTTTCGGCCCTTCATAGCGAACTACCATGACATCGCCGTCTTTGATCTGGTCCGTCAGCACCGCGCTGAAAGCGTCCTCCTCGCGTTCGAAAACCCGCGCCGGGCCCGAATGCTGCAGCTGAGTCAACCCGGCAATCTTTACGATCGCCCCCTCGGGCGCCAGCGACCCCTTGAGGCCAACGACCCCGCCGGTCGAAGACAACGGGTTGCTGACGGGCCGAATGACGTCTTGATCGGTCGGAAACACCACCCCCTCAAGGTTCTCGGCGATTGTCTTGCCGGTCACGGTTAGACAATTGCCGTCGAGATATCCACCATCAAGCAGCGTCTTCATCAAGACCGGCACTCCGCCGACCTCGTACATGTCCTTGGCAACGTACCGCCCGCCGGGCACGAGGTCTGCAATATAGGGGGTCTTGCGAAAGATCTCGCAAACGTGCTCAAGGTCGAATTCGATGCCGGCCTCGTTCGCGATAGCCGGAAGATGAAGCCCAGCATTCGTCGAACCGCCGGACGCAGCGACGATAACCGCCGCGTTCTCGAGCGCCTCTCTGGTGACGATGTCGCGCGGCCGGACCCCGCTGGCGAGCAGAGCCATGACTGCTTCGCCCGACGCCTCGGCGTATTGGTCACGACTCTCGTAGGGAGCGGGCGCTCCCGCCGAGCCCGGCAGCGCGAGGCCGATGGCTTCGGAAACACAGGCCATCGTATTGGCGGTGAATTGGCCGCCGCACGATCCCGCCGACGGGCACGCCACCGCTTCGAGTTCATGGAGCTCGTCATCGCTGACCTTGCCTGCCGCATGGCCGCCCACGGCCTCGAAGACATTGATCACGGTCACGTCCTTGCCCTTGAACTGGCCGGGCAGGATCGAGCCGCCATACATGAAGACCGAGGGCACGTTCAGCCGTACCATCACCATCATCAGCCCGGGCAGCGACTTGTCGCAGCCAGCGAGGCCGACCAGCGCGTCGTAGCAATGACCGCGCATCGTGAGCTCGGTCGAATCGGCGATGACCTCTCGCGACACCAGCGATGATTTCATGCCTTCATGACCCATGGCGATGCCGTCGGTGACGGTGATGGTGGTAAATTCTCTCGGCGTTCCGCCGGCGCGGTCGACCCCGCGTTTCACGGCCTGCGCCTGGCGCGCCAGCGCGATGTTGCACGGCGCCGCTTCGTTCCACGTCGTGACCACGCCGACCAAGGGCTGGTAGATCTCCGCTTCCTTGAGTCCCATGGCATAAAGGTACGAGCGATGCGGCGCGCGCTCCGGCCCGACCGTGGTATGGCGGCTGGGTAAATTCGATTTGTCGTACCGGGTTTCACTCATGGCAACATGTCCTCGGCATTGGGTTCCGGATACAGAGCCCTTTCTATGAACTCCGAGTCAATTCTGTTTCGCATGTGGCGCGCCGGTCCACAAGGAAGCACGCGCAGCGCGATGCAGAAGCATCGGGCAAGCTTGCTGACGCCGTGGTCGGCGGCCAGATGGAAACCCTACGGGACGGGCGCTTTTGGCCGCCGAGGGTGTCGCTCGTCGCTCGATATGCTTCGGCATGTCGTCGCTCCTCGCTCCCGCCCGACAGCCAAAACCGCTCCGTCAGAATCGCTCTGAATTCATAGAAAGGGCTCTGGCGGCAAGATAGCGATGGCGACCCGCCGGTGCCAGCGCAATTCGGCCCTGAATCATTTTCCTGTCGATCGGAGGGCGGTCGGCATTCGATTGGCGATCTAAGGTACCGGCAAATCCCGCAGGAACTTGTCGGTGTCCGCGTCGGCCGGAAACATGGTCTCGGTCCGCAGTTCCTGAAGCGTGACATCGTTTGGCGTGCCAAAGGTGGAGATCAAGGTGAAAAACCGGAGCACATTGCCATTCTTCTCTATATCGATCGCGATCATCGGATCGGTTTCCGCATCCGGCTCGAAGGCCTGCCACTGCGCCGGCACCCCGGGATAGCTCAACAGCTCCCCGATGAGCCGCACGGCCTCGGCGTCGTTTCCCGCTGCCGCCGTCTCGCGTTGCAGCCGTACTATGATCCCGGCGGCGACAGTCTCCCAATTCACGATCGCGGGACGGAGTCCGTTCGGGTCAAAAAAGGTCTTGAGCAGATTCGGCCGTGTCCCGTCCGCCGCCGCCAGCGGCATATCGAGGAATCCGATCAACCGTTGAATGGCGCCGTTCGCCATGATCAGGTTCCACAGCCGGTCGATAACGACGGCCGGATAGGGCTCGTGATTGTCGAGCAAAAAACGGAGCGCCCTGGCGACCGGGGCCATCTCCGGCACCGACAGGTCGCGCGCCGGAAACGCCTCCGCATAGCCCGCCGCATTCAACAGCGTATTGCAATGGCGCAACGGCACATCCAGCACCGCGGCAAGATGCACCACCATGTCGCGGCTCGGCTTTGACCGCCCGGTTTCGATGAAGCTGAGATGACGCGCGGAGATATCGGCTTCGGTCGCGAGACGGAGCTGGCTCAGGCCGCGACGCCGTCGCCAATAGCGAAGTTGGCTGCCGAAGGTCGAAATAGACGGGGCGGCCATAGTCATCGTCCTGGTTTCTTGCTTATACAGATTCCCTGAATCGATCTTGACGCAACGGCTGCGCCGAGGCCATTACGTTAGAGGTAATTGGTCTGAATCTTCCTGAGGTCGAGCGCCCCGCGCAATGATACACCGCAGTATCGACACGTCGACGGGAAACCATTTGAAAGCGCCTTACGTCCGGCGCAGTTTCGAATTCGACCGAAGGTTTTCGAGGCGATGGCACGATGCTTTCGCCGACGTACCCACATCGGGCGGCGCATGATCCTCGGAATAGTCCTTCTTTTCCTGCTTGTCGTCGGATCCCTCGGACTGGGGATACTTTCAATCCGCGGACTGGGTCGTATCGGTGTGCTCACCCGGGCGCAGCCGCCTTCAATCGGCGAAACCGGATTGATGGGTCTCCTGACCCTCGCTTTGATCGCGCTTACAGTTCATTTCGCAATCCCTTTGGGTGGGCCCGTGCCCTGGATTGTCATCGGCGCCGGCGTCGCGGCCGCGGTCGTGTATTGTCGGTCGTTGTACAAGGCCTTCTCCCCGTCGCCGGTGGCCGGTCTCGCTTTGTTGCTCGCGTTGATCGTCATATTCGCGATTTACATCCCCGACCGCCCCCTAACATATGACAGCGGGTTTTATCATCTACAGGCGATGATGTGGATGCGGGACGAGCCGGTGATTTTCGGCTTGGCCCAAATCCACGGCCGATTCGGGTTCAATTCCGTGTGGCTCGGTGTCGGCGCCTTGGCCTGGCTGCCTGGATTCGGTGTGCGCGGCATTTTTTTGGCCGAAGCCCTGCCGGTCTTATTCGTGTTGCACGCGCTCATGCAGCATGTGCTGGCGGCGGAGAGATGGCGGGCGCTCCCCCTGTCGACGAGTTTCGCCGCCCTGACGCTCATATTCTTGCTGCTCCGCGGCAACTACTTTCTCATCACCGGCATAACGTCGACCGACAATGTCACCGCCATGCTTGTCGTAATGTCCGTGTACCTGTTCCTTCGCACCGTCGATAGGGGCTGTTTCGGGAACGCGGAAGAGATATCGGACTTTCGGCTGGATGCGGTAATTCTGGCGTTGTTGTCGGTGATGACGATATTGGTAAAGCTCGCGCTCGTGCCGGTATTGCTATTGCCGATCGGTATCGTTGCGGCATCGTGGATCGGCCGCCTTCCCAAGCTGCCCGTGTTTCGACTGGGCCTGGTGGTCGGCGTCATCGGAATGCTGTGGTCGTTGCGGGCCTTCGTGCTCACCGGATGCTTGGTCTATCCGTCGGCACCGACATGCTTTCACACCCTCCCATGGGCGGTGCGCGCCCTCGACGTTCAGCTCGAATCCACCCATATCCACATGTTCCCGCGATTTCTCAGCAATGAGCCGCTCTTGCATCGCATGTACGGCGACAATTGGGCATGGGTTCCGACATGGTTCGATATTATCTGGAACACTCGCGTGCCGAGACTGAGCAAAATGCCGAAAGCCATCGCAATTGTCACGGCGATCGCCGTCCTGGTTCGTGCTCTAGAGCTCGTTGTTCGACCACCGCCGAGGTCGAGAACATCCTCGGGAGATAGACGGTTGGCTTGGGCCGCCCTGTTCTGGTTGGGCTTGACGATCCTGGTTTGTATCGCGTTCTGGTTCCTGCTGGGTCCTCAGCCGCGATACATAGTGGGCCCGTTCGTGGCCTTGGCCGTCTTGCCGGGTACGATGATTCTGTGGCCCGGCGTCGCCGATTTCAATATCGGGCGCGGTGGGCGCGCCGTGATCCTCCCCTTCTACGCCCTGGTTTTTGCATTTTTCGTAACCACCCTGGACCTTCGATGGCGAAGCTGGGCGCCGGACCCGGCCGAATTGCGCCCCAGTGTCGATCGCCACACAACGATCGACGGCGTGACCATTTTCGAGCCCCGCAGCGGACAACAATGCTATATGGCGCCTAAACCTTGTGCTCCCGACGTCAATCCCTATCTGGTTTTCGACCGCTTAGGCCCATATCTGATGATCCGAAACGAGGCTCCGGACGGCTTCGCCGTTCCACGGACATGATCCGTTCCCAGGTCCAAAATACCGCAATTTGAATGCCTCGGCGGCTCATTGACCCGGGCGCGGCGAGGCCGATAGAGTGCCGCATCAATTCAACCAGAAAGGGGCCGCAAATGCCCGCCGACGTCAGTCTCGACATCGAATTTGTTCGCGCGCAGTTTCCGCCCTTGGCGGATGGGTGGGCCTTTCTCGAAAACGCCGGCGGCTCTTATGTTCCTGGTTCGGTGATCGACAGTACCGTCGCTTATATGAGCGAATCTCAGGTGCAGCCGGGCATCGTCGGCGCGTCGAAATTGGCATCCGAGAGAATTGCCGCTGGGCAGAATGGAATCGCGACGGCGCTTGGCGCCGAGGCCGACGAAGTCATCATCGGTCCTTCGACCTCAATGAACGTCTACGTCTTGTCGCACGCCGTTCGACCCTGGCTCCGGCCAGGCGACGAGGTGATCGTGACCAATCTCGACCATGAAGCCAACAACACGCCGTGGCGGCGCCTAGAAGAGATTGGTGTTACCGTCAAGGAGTGGTGCTTCAACCCCGATACGGGGGGACTCGATTCGGATGCCCTGAGCGCACTGCTTACCGACCGAACCCGATTCGTGTGTTTCTCCGCGTGCTCGAATATTACCGGCACGATCAACGATGTCGCCGGCCTTACGGCGCTTGCTCACGAGGCC
It includes:
- the ilvD gene encoding dihydroxy-acid dehydratase, yielding MSETRYDKSNLPSRHTTVGPERAPHRSYLYAMGLKEAEIYQPLVGVVTTWNEAAPCNIALARQAQAVKRGVDRAGGTPREFTTITVTDGIAMGHEGMKSSLVSREVIADSTELTMRGHCYDALVGLAGCDKSLPGLMMVMVRLNVPSVFMYGGSILPGQFKGKDVTVINVFEAVGGHAAGKVSDDELHELEAVACPSAGSCGGQFTANTMACVSEAIGLALPGSAGAPAPYESRDQYAEASGEAVMALLASGVRPRDIVTREALENAAVIVAASGGSTNAGLHLPAIANEAGIEFDLEHVCEIFRKTPYIADLVPGGRYVAKDMYEVGGVPVLMKTLLDGGYLDGNCLTVTGKTIAENLEGVVFPTDQDVIRPVSNPLSSTGGVVGLKGSLAPEGAIVKIAGLTQLQHSGPARVFEREEDAFSAVLTDQIKDGDVMVVRYEGPKGGPGMREMLATTSALIGRGLGQKVALITDGRFSGATRGLCIGHVGPEAAVGGPIGMLKDGDMIHIDAEAGTLNVDLSEDEFAARRRAWSARTNNYQSGALWRYAQTVGPAYKGAVTHPGATAETHVYADI
- a CDS encoding M81 family metallopeptidase, which encodes MARIAIGGFQHETNTFAPAKATFANFAAPDAWPGLTVGNEILTAVAGINLPVAGAIDSLAADGHEIVPILWCAAEPSAHVTEDAFERISEMLLDGLIAQGPFDGIYLDLHGAMVTEHLEDGEGELLRRIRDVIGREVAVVASLDLHANISPAMVEGADFLSAYRSYPHIDMAATGARAAHALTRISQDGTAPRAVLRQLPFLIPLVWQSTLDEPAKGIYETVAAIEADSDASLSFACGFPLADIPDCGPAVLAYDRDRSRAEAAAERLVALIDERRAEFAGRSWSPAAAVAEALRRRATAQKPVVIADTCDNAGAGATSGTVALLAELMRQQAAGAVFGLLCDPAAAAAAHAAGEGATIEIRLGSASLALDDDAVEDSFRVARLGDGRFTGTGPFYYGARMELGPMALFEHRSGVLIAVSSRKQQAADRAMFRHLGVEPDTAPILVLKSSVHYRADFEPIADSLLVANGPGAALIDLSNLSYRRLRPSVALS
- a CDS encoding helix-turn-helix transcriptional regulator, whose product is MTMAAPSISTFGSQLRYWRRRRGLSQLRLATEADISARHLSFIETGRSKPSRDMVVHLAAVLDVPLRHCNTLLNAAGYAEAFPARDLSVPEMAPVARALRFLLDNHEPYPAVVIDRLWNLIMANGAIQRLIGFLDMPLAAADGTRPNLLKTFFDPNGLRPAIVNWETVAAGIIVRLQRETAAAGNDAEAVRLIGELLSYPGVPAQWQAFEPDAETDPMIAIDIEKNGNVLRFFTLISTFGTPNDVTLQELRTETMFPADADTDKFLRDLPVP
- a CDS encoding glutathione S-transferase family protein is translated as MYTLYYTTRSYTHESTALVARIALEEVDATYEVVEVELKPAPPDWYLAQNPHGKIPSLVDGDIVVYPSAAILFHLADKHPSTALCPAVGSTARGLCYRHMFDMAEMVQGAYMMAYYPARYSTDESDADRIRHRGISWIVRYWSEIDARLKDGPFVLGINYSIADIYLYVLARWYFEVRGRWHADEMPDFDRFIHAAQTVARIESRPAVKRALVADEIEPILPARSD